In one Candidatus Cloacimonadota bacterium genomic region, the following are encoded:
- a CDS encoding V-type ATP synthase subunit K: MAGGNLAFFLAWIGIFLMVALAGIGSAMGTVIGGSATVGAMKKRDDIFANCMILSALPGTQGLYGFGAFFILNGHITPQINMLQASAIFGAGLIMGFVGMISAIQQAKIVANGIESLGSGNDVFSKTLILGVFPELYAIVAFAACFLISGAIPGLA, translated from the coding sequence ATGGCGGGCGGAAATTTGGCTTTTTTCCTTGCCTGGATCGGAATCTTCCTGATGGTCGCTCTCGCCGGTATCGGCAGCGCTATGGGAACGGTTATCGGTGGCAGCGCAACAGTTGGTGCCATGAAAAAGCGCGATGATATTTTCGCAAACTGTATGATCCTTTCCGCATTGCCCGGCACACAGGGTCTCTACGGATTTGGAGCATTCTTCATTCTGAATGGTCACATCACTCCTCAGATAAACATGCTTCAAGCCAGCGCCATTTTTGGGGCCGGTCTGATCATGGGATTCGTGGGAATGATTTCTGCCATCCAACAAGCAAAGATTGTTGCCAATGGCATCGAAAGCTTGGGCTCTGGTAATGATGTATTTTCCAAAACACTCATCCTCGGAGTGTTTCCGGAACTCTATGCCATCGTTGCCTTCGCTGCATGCTTCTTGATCTCCGGTGCTATTCCCGGATTGGCCTAA